The Diaphorobacter ruginosibacter genome contains a region encoding:
- a CDS encoding efflux RND transporter periplasmic adaptor subunit, giving the protein MRFSRGKVLAACVLLLIGTAAAALWWNTRERVEYTTQKVERGRIESTVTAIGTLQPLRYVDVGAQVSGQITRLLVAPGAVVKKGDLLVEIDPSVQRATVDAGRAQLANLRAQWAEQQAQQRLATQQLARQRQMAADEATRLEDLQTAEANHAQASARIDQIRAQIDQTQATLKADEARLGYTRIYAPMAGTVVSVDAREGQTLNATYQTPDMLRIADLSGMTVWTEVSEADVRRVQPGLPVYFTTLGGAEEGDKARRWHGSVRQVLPAPQVPKAQAGGAAKPATATKAVTYTALFDVDNADGELMPQMTAQVVFITARAENALIAPLSALMLQAEAVTARVLDAAGQPQTRTLRLGARSRHQAEVLEGLGEGDRLILSETKAGGALRWLQW; this is encoded by the coding sequence ATGAGATTTTCCCGGGGGAAGGTCCTGGCGGCCTGTGTTTTGCTGCTCATCGGCACGGCAGCTGCAGCGCTCTGGTGGAACACGCGCGAACGCGTGGAATACACGACGCAGAAGGTCGAGCGCGGCCGTATTGAATCCACGGTGACGGCCATCGGCACCTTGCAGCCGCTGCGCTACGTGGATGTGGGCGCCCAGGTGTCGGGGCAGATCACCCGGCTGCTGGTGGCACCGGGCGCGGTGGTGAAAAAGGGCGACCTGCTGGTGGAGATCGATCCCAGCGTGCAGCGGGCGACGGTGGATGCGGGGCGGGCGCAACTGGCCAATCTGCGCGCGCAGTGGGCCGAGCAGCAGGCTCAGCAGCGCCTGGCCACGCAGCAACTGGCACGCCAGCGGCAGATGGCGGCCGACGAGGCCACGCGGCTCGAGGACCTGCAGACGGCCGAAGCCAACCATGCACAGGCCAGCGCCCGCATCGACCAGATCCGTGCGCAGATCGACCAGACGCAGGCCACGCTCAAGGCCGATGAGGCGCGGCTCGGGTACACGCGCATCTATGCGCCGATGGCGGGGACCGTGGTGTCGGTGGATGCGCGCGAAGGCCAGACGCTGAACGCCACCTACCAGACACCGGACATGCTGCGCATTGCAGACCTGTCGGGAATGACCGTCTGGACCGAGGTGTCGGAGGCCGATGTGCGCCGCGTGCAGCCGGGCCTGCCTGTCTATTTCACGACGCTGGGCGGGGCCGAGGAGGGCGACAAGGCGCGCCGCTGGCATGGCTCTGTGCGACAGGTACTGCCTGCGCCGCAGGTGCCCAAGGCGCAGGCGGGTGGCGCGGCCAAGCCGGCGACGGCGACCAAGGCGGTCACCTATACGGCGCTGTTCGATGTGGACAACGCCGACGGTGAACTGATGCCGCAGATGACGGCGCAGGTGGTGTTCATCACCGCGCGGGCGGAGAACGCGCTGATCGCGCCGCTGTCCGCGTTGATGCTCCAGGCGGAGGCCGTCACGGCACGGGTGCTGGATGCCGCCGGACAGCCGCAGACGCGTACGCTGCGCCTGGGGGCGCGCAGCCGGCACCAGGCCGAGGTGCTGGAGGGGCTGGGCGAGGGCGACCGCCTGATCCTGTCGGAAACCAAGGCGGGCGGTGCACTGCGGTGGCTGCAATGGTGA
- a CDS encoding DUF3325 domain-containing protein: MSIVHAALTALALAFTGMCALAFAMDRHHEQLTGQRSIAPWRAGWLRCAGAALLVLCALPALVVWGGSVGTVAWIGFMGAGALLAVVGISLHARWAWRVALVVLVASTLSLVCLAWV, translated from the coding sequence ATGAGCATTGTTCATGCGGCCTTGACGGCCCTGGCGCTGGCCTTCACGGGCATGTGCGCACTGGCCTTTGCGATGGACCGGCACCACGAGCAGTTGACCGGCCAGCGCTCCATAGCGCCCTGGCGCGCCGGATGGCTGCGCTGCGCGGGCGCGGCTCTGCTGGTGCTTTGTGCGCTGCCTGCTTTGGTTGTCTGGGGGGGCAGCGTGGGCACGGTGGCCTGGATCGGCTTCATGGGCGCGGGGGCCTTGCTGGCCGTGGTCGGTATCAGCTTGCACGCGCGCTGGGCGTGGCGAGTGGCCCTGGTGGTGCTTGTGGCGAGCACCCTGTCTCTTGTTTGTCTTGCATGGGTTTGA
- a CDS encoding PepSY-associated TM helix domain-containing protein, whose translation MSTDASLTGAGTGGFRQAHAWLHTWCGLWFSWLLFAVFLTGTLAVFEEPITHWMTPEHHAEEAAAQQLAASAPASASLAQRLAWGTDYMREHHQGAAMWELWPSDATGAGDLRVYWFDSNRQYAAAQLSTRDGSPIQPAATPPVRGTQGGHHFVTFHYELHAGTAGLWIVGVAALAMLVALVSGVITHKRIFKDFFTFRARKGQRSWLDAHNAVAVLTLPFQFMIAYTGLALSVLTFLPAGVAVYYGTQKADRERFVAELNEPGKPEASGRAMEVPDLEPFVQRGQTLIGQPVRAVVIDHPGDAAARIGIYGWNEDADAHGRLSPTTGMAMFSAATGEVLQVRLPGAVDGGTPSLAQSVMGGLHMVPFGGLALKWLYFVCGLMGSAMMATGAILFMVKRRHRHQGEFGSATARVYRLIEGLNVAAIAGLGIACVGYLWANRLVPLGIAHRDDWEIGLFFGVWGLAVVHAWCRPPRSAWMEQLAVLAALCLLLPWLNLLTTGEMLVTQVLHGDWESAGVESVCIAAGVLAIWALRWLRHPEGRNQRTPRREKQGAATAMTAGTATAEVAE comes from the coding sequence ATGAGCACAGACGCGTCATTGACGGGTGCGGGCACCGGAGGCTTTCGGCAGGCGCATGCGTGGCTGCACACCTGGTGCGGGCTTTGGTTCTCATGGCTGCTGTTCGCGGTGTTTCTCACGGGAACGCTGGCGGTCTTCGAGGAGCCCATCACCCACTGGATGACGCCGGAACACCATGCCGAGGAGGCCGCCGCGCAGCAGCTTGCAGCATCGGCGCCCGCCTCGGCCTCGCTGGCACAGCGGCTGGCCTGGGGGACCGACTACATGCGCGAGCACCACCAGGGCGCCGCGATGTGGGAGCTCTGGCCCTCGGACGCCACGGGCGCCGGCGACCTGCGCGTGTACTGGTTCGACAGCAACCGCCAATATGCCGCCGCGCAGTTGAGCACGCGGGACGGTTCGCCCATCCAGCCGGCGGCCACGCCGCCCGTGCGCGGTACGCAGGGCGGCCATCATTTCGTCACCTTCCATTACGAGCTGCATGCGGGCACGGCCGGGTTGTGGATCGTGGGTGTGGCGGCGCTTGCCATGCTGGTGGCCCTGGTGAGCGGCGTGATCACGCACAAGCGCATCTTCAAGGACTTCTTCACCTTCCGTGCACGCAAGGGACAGCGCAGCTGGCTGGACGCCCACAACGCGGTGGCGGTGCTGACGCTGCCTTTCCAGTTCATGATCGCGTACACGGGCCTGGCGCTCTCGGTGCTCACCTTCCTGCCTGCGGGCGTTGCCGTGTACTACGGCACGCAGAAGGCGGATCGGGAGCGCTTCGTGGCCGAGCTGAACGAGCCCGGCAAGCCCGAGGCCTCGGGCCGTGCCATGGAGGTTCCCGATCTGGAACCGTTCGTGCAGCGCGGCCAGACGCTGATCGGCCAGCCCGTGCGCGCCGTGGTGATCGACCATCCGGGCGATGCGGCTGCACGTATCGGCATCTATGGCTGGAATGAGGATGCCGACGCACACGGGCGGCTGAGCCCGACCACCGGCATGGCCATGTTCTCGGCCGCAACGGGAGAAGTGCTGCAGGTGCGGTTGCCCGGCGCCGTGGATGGCGGCACGCCCTCGCTTGCGCAGTCGGTGATGGGCGGCCTTCACATGGTGCCGTTCGGCGGCCTGGCGCTCAAATGGCTGTACTTTGTCTGCGGGCTCATGGGCAGCGCGATGATGGCCACGGGCGCGATTCTTTTCATGGTCAAGCGCCGGCATCGGCACCAGGGCGAGTTCGGCTCGGCGACTGCGCGCGTGTATCGCCTGATCGAGGGACTCAACGTGGCGGCGATCGCGGGCCTGGGCATCGCCTGCGTGGGCTACCTCTGGGCCAACAGGCTGGTGCCGCTGGGCATTGCGCACCGAGACGATTGGGAGATCGGCCTGTTCTTCGGCGTGTGGGGGCTGGCCGTGGTGCACGCATGGTGCCGCCCACCCCGGTCCGCATGGATGGAGCAACTGGCCGTGCTGGCCGCGCTCTGCCTGCTGTTGCCCTGGCTGAACCTCCTCACGACCGGCGAGATGCTTGTCACGCAGGTGCTGCACGGCGACTGGGAAAGCGCGGGCGTCGAGTCGGTGTGCATTGCCGCGGGTGTGCTGGCGATCTGGGCGTTGCGCTGGCTGAGGCATCCGGAGGGCCGTAACCAGCGAACTCCTCGCCGCGAAAAGCAAGGGGCGGCGACAGCCATGACGGCAGGTACGGCGACGGCGGAGGTGGCGGAATGA